From Pseudodesulfovibrio sp. S3, the proteins below share one genomic window:
- a CDS encoding dihydroorotate dehydrogenase electron transfer subunit gives MSLRNCRTVKVLDVSPVGQSKSPGELFELRLQYPDWDGWKPGQFVMIRPTGWELDLLWARPFSICSSDGESLTLFIQNMGRGTSRIGKLKSGDTVTMWGPLGNSFAVEPETPTLLLAGGIGIAPFRGYVEQHPQPENLKLFMAHRLPLDCYPYALLSKSVSSHCMIEEKPEDLDRIIDTMRDRIREYAAQDGLILSCGPTPFMRTVQRFALEFKARAQVSLENRMACGVGACLGCVTKDGEGHHVQVCTRGPVFWADKVEL, from the coding sequence ATGTCCTTGAGGAATTGTCGCACTGTCAAGGTATTGGATGTGTCCCCGGTCGGTCAATCAAAATCGCCGGGCGAACTTTTCGAGTTGAGGCTCCAGTATCCGGATTGGGATGGGTGGAAGCCCGGCCAGTTCGTCATGATCCGGCCCACGGGATGGGAATTGGATTTGCTCTGGGCCAGACCCTTTTCCATATGCTCGTCCGATGGCGAATCACTGACCCTGTTCATCCAGAACATGGGGCGTGGCACCAGTCGGATCGGCAAGCTCAAATCGGGCGACACGGTCACCATGTGGGGGCCGCTCGGCAATTCCTTTGCCGTTGAACCCGAAACTCCGACCCTGCTCCTTGCGGGGGGTATCGGCATCGCACCTTTTCGGGGATATGTCGAGCAACATCCGCAACCGGAGAATCTCAAGCTTTTCATGGCCCATCGTCTGCCCCTGGATTGCTATCCCTATGCACTGCTCTCGAAATCGGTCTCAAGTCACTGTATGATCGAGGAAAAGCCCGAGGATCTGGACCGTATTATCGACACCATGCGCGACCGCATCAGGGAGTATGCCGCACAGGACGGCCTGATTTTATCCTGCGGTCCCACACCGTTCATGCGGACGGTGCAGCGTTTTGCGCTCGAGTTCAAAGCCAGGGCGCAGGTGTCCCTTGAAAACCGCATGGCCTGCGGTGTGGGCGCATGTCTGGGCTGCGTGACCAAGGACGGAGAGGGGCATCATGTCCAGGTGTGTACGCGCGGGCCTGTGTTCTGGGCCGACAAAGTGGAGCTTTAG
- a CDS encoding dihydroorotate dehydrogenase has translation MDMHVSFGGLDLKNPVMTASGTFGFGMEFAPYGDLTKLGGIVAKGLSLKPREGNPMPRITETPCGMLNAIGIQNPGVEYFITKALPYLPWKKVAVIANLYACDAAEFGELAGVLAGEEGVAALEVNVSCPNVKEGGIAFGQDPAQIAKVTEAVKKWAGNKHVMVKLSPNVTDIGVCARAAAEGGADSLSLINTLSGMAVDIRKRKPCIANVIAGLSGPAIKPVALRCVYQAVKAVDIPVVGIGGIASAEDALEFILVGAQAVQVGTANFLRPDFAFNLVDEIETLLGEIGATSLDDFRGSLQLPL, from the coding sequence ATGGATATGCATGTTTCTTTCGGTGGATTGGACCTCAAAAATCCGGTCATGACCGCATCCGGTACTTTCGGCTTCGGGATGGAGTTCGCCCCCTACGGGGATCTGACCAAGCTCGGCGGCATCGTGGCCAAGGGCCTTTCCCTCAAGCCTCGTGAAGGCAATCCCATGCCGCGCATCACCGAGACCCCGTGCGGGATGCTCAACGCCATCGGCATCCAGAATCCCGGCGTGGAATATTTCATCACCAAGGCATTGCCGTACCTGCCCTGGAAAAAGGTAGCCGTGATCGCCAACCTGTATGCCTGCGATGCCGCCGAGTTCGGGGAGCTGGCCGGGGTGCTGGCAGGCGAGGAAGGTGTGGCCGCCTTGGAGGTCAACGTCTCCTGTCCCAACGTCAAGGAGGGTGGCATTGCCTTTGGCCAGGACCCGGCCCAGATCGCCAAGGTGACCGAGGCCGTGAAAAAATGGGCTGGAAACAAGCACGTCATGGTCAAGCTTTCTCCCAACGTCACCGACATCGGCGTGTGCGCCCGGGCCGCAGCCGAGGGCGGGGCGGATTCCCTTTCGCTCATCAACACCCTGTCCGGCATGGCCGTGGATATCCGCAAGCGCAAGCCGTGCATTGCCAACGTCATTGCAGGACTGTCCGGCCCGGCGATCAAGCCCGTGGCATTGCGCTGCGTCTATCAGGCCGTCAAAGCCGTGGACATTCCGGTGGTGGGCATCGGCGGCATAGCCTCTGCCGAGGACGCCCTGGAGTTCATCCTGGTGGGGGCTCAGGCCGTTCAGGTGGGCACCGCCAACTTCCTGCGGCCCGATTTCGCCTTCAACCTGGTGGATGAGATCGAAACC